A section of the Balearica regulorum gibbericeps isolate bBalReg1 chromosome 6, bBalReg1.pri, whole genome shotgun sequence genome encodes:
- the LOC104633063 gene encoding baculoviral IAP repeat-containing protein 5.1 — MERLLKELALASKLLSDFKDMYEYENRLKTFTNWPFLENCKCTPENMAKAGFVHCPNANEPDVAKCFFCLIELEGWEPNDDPWEEHSKRHSCGFLSLTKHFDDLTMEEYYMLEMTRLRTFLCKTGRSIINSFEEEVTTTRQRLVDNFISKHQYTPPLPVPLHADPSAQHSESSYCQSKKIQEK, encoded by the exons ATGGAGAGGCTTTTGAAAGAGCTTGCTTTGGCTTCCAAGCTCTTGAGTGATTTTAAGGATATGTATGAATATGAGAACCGTTTAAAAACCTTCACAAACTGGCCTTTTCTTGAGAACTGCAAGTGCACTCCTGAAAAT ATGGCAAAGGCTGGCTTTGTCCACTGTCCAAATGCAAATGAACCCGATGtggcaaaatgtttcttttgcttgatAGAACTGGAGGGCTGGGAACCGAATGATGACCCATG GGAGGAACACTCTAAACGTCACAGCTGTGGCTTTTTATCCCTTACTAAGCACTTTGATGACCTGACAATGGAGGAGTACTACATGCTGGAGATGACACGGCTGAGAACCTTCCTT tGCAAAACTGGCAGAAGCATAATAAACTCTTTTGAAGAAGAAGTCACCACAACTAGGCAGCGTCTTGTGGATAACTTCATCTCCAAGCATCAGTATACACCACCACTGCCAGTACCTCTCCATGCTGATCCGTCTGCCCAACATTCTGAAAGCTCATACTGCCagtcaaaaaaaatccaggagaAGTGA